The genomic DNA GTCTGGCGGCGGCGGGAAAGGCGCGCCAGGGTTTCCGCCGCCGGTCCCCGGGAGAGAGCGTGGCGGAAGCGCAAGCGCCGCGAAAGGCTGATCAGGGCGAGCCCTAAAGGCAGGCTGCAGAGCAGCGCTCCACAGGCCCACAGCCAGACCACCGGAACACTCCAATGGAGGGTTGACGTGCTCCCTTGGCCGGCGCTCTCGTGGCTGGCGCTTTCGCGAGCCGCCATCGCTAGGGCCGGCGGAGTCGCCGGCGGGGTCGCAGTCGCGGTCGCTTCCTCGGTCGACCGGGACGGGGCTTGGCTGAGGAGCGGCAGGGCTTTTTCCAAAGGGCGGTCCTGTCCTGCGATCAGACTGGCAGATCGCTCCGGGGACGCCGGGGATCGCAGGGCGAGCTCGCCGGCGATCGGTTTGATGGCGCTGGTGGTCTGGAGGGTCGCGGTCACCAGGGCACCGACCACGGCGAGTCGCCAAAGCCCTTCTTCGAGAGCGAGCCGCCGGCCGCGCAGGGCTCGCGATGCACCCCAGGCGGCGGCCAGCAGAACAGTGCTGTGCAGGGCGTAGGTCAGCAGCCAGCCGGCGAGGGCGCGGGCCAGCGGAGCGCTCACCAGGTCGTAAAGAAAGAGCTCGCTCCCGGTCATGACGACTCCTCGTTCTCGTAGTCTTCGATCATGCGGCGTAGCTCCGAGAGCTCTCGCGGATCGACTTCGTTCTCGGCCAGCAAGTGGCTGACGACGGCGGTGACATCGCCGGCGAAGAGACGCTCCGTGAGGTCTCCGAGCATCGCCCGGCGGATCTCGCGCTCGCTCACCAGCGGGCGGTAGACGAAGCGCCGGCCTTCGGTTCGGTGATCCACCACGCCCTTGGTTTCCATCTTGGTCAGCATGGTGGCGATGGTGGTCGGGGCCAGCCCTCGCTCCTCGGCGAGGGCGCGGTGAACATCAGAGACGGTGGCTTCCCGGCGGCCCCACAGGACTCGCATGATGGCGAGCTGGAGGTCCCCGAGGCGAAAGGTCTTGGTCATGGTTGAAGTCTCCTCGTGGCGTCCTTGACTACCGAAATAGTACTACCTGGGTAGTTGATGCGTCAAGGCGGGGCTGCGGAGGCTGCCTATAATGACGTGATCAGAGGTCGAGGGTTTCGTCGATGGAGGGAGTCAGGCCGTGAGAGAGATTCTGTGGATCGCCCTGGGAGGCAGCCTGGGAGCGCTTTGTCGTTTCTTTCTCACCGGCTGGGTGCAGCGCTCCGTCGTCTCCGGCTTCCCTTGGGGGACGACGGTGGTCAATCTCCTCGGCTGCTTGGCGATCGGTGGCCTGGTGGGCTGGTCGAGCCTGCGCGGCGACTTCTCCGATTCCGCCCGTCTGTTCGCCCTGATCGGCTTTCTCGGTAGCTTCACCACCTTCTCGACCTTCGCCCTCGAGACCCTTGCCCTGATGCGCGCCGGCTCCCTGGCTCCGGGGCTGAGCAATCTCCTGCTGCAGACCGGCGGAGGACTGCTGGCGGTGATCGTCGGTGATCGTCTCGGCCGCTGGCTGGGATGATCGCGGCCTCCTAGTACAATCGAGGGCCTCTCAACGTCGGGTAAAACCGACGGGCGGGGGCGGTCGAACCAAGGCACGATGGTGAAGAAACGACATCTCTCGACCAGAATCCCGCGCCTGGGGTGGATTCTCGCCTTTGGCCTGATGTTTCCGGGAACCCTCCAAGGGCTCGATCTGCCGTCCGAGCTGTCGACCCTGACCCATAGCGCCGAGCAGGTCTTCCAGGGCACTTGTGTGGCTGTTCGGGAAGCGACCGTCGAGGTCGGCGGGGCGCGATTGGCCGCCACCACCTATGTCTTTGAGGTCCACGACCACCTCAAGGGGACGGCGAGCCGTCGGGTCGAGTTTCGCCAAGTCGGGCGTCCCGAGGGCGGGCCCGGTGACCTCGGCTTCGAGGTCGGCTTGCCGACCTACCGGGTGGGCACCGACTACCTCTTGTTCCTGCTGCCGGCGAGTCGTGTCGGCTTGACTTCGCCGGCCGGCGCCGCGGAAGGGGCCTTCCGGCTGGTCGGCGACCGCGTCCAACCTCTGGCCACCGGCCATGGCCTGCGGCTGCCGCCGACCGAGTCCTTTTCCTATGACGCGCTGCGCGCTGCGGTGCGGCGAGAGATGGCGCCGTGAAGAGGCTGTGCTGGATTGCCGCTGGGGCTTGGATTCTCGCTTCGGCAGCGTGGGCCGGGGAGGCGACCTGGACCGATCGGGACGGTGAGCCGGTGCTTTGGCCCGGTGAGCAACCGGTCTCCTATTTCACCGACCGCAGCGGCCTCGGGGTGCTTTCCGCGGCCGAGGCCCGGCTTCTGATCGCCCGCTTGATGGAGCCCTGGCAGGCGGTCGCCGACTCGTCCTTTCGGTTCGAGCACCGAGGTACCCTCGACCAGGATGTCGACGAGAGCAACTTCGGGCTCTTCCTCGGCGCCGCCGGCGGTCAGAGTGCGCCGCGCGGGCAGAATGTCGTCGCTTTCGATGCCGATGGCCAGATCTTCGACACCCTGTTCGGCCAGGGGACCGGCATCGTCGGATTCGTGGCGACCACCTTCGTCGACGATGGC from Acidobacteriota bacterium includes the following:
- a CDS encoding BlaI/MecI/CopY family transcriptional regulator, producing MTKTFRLGDLQLAIMRVLWGRREATVSDVHRALAEERGLAPTTIATMLTKMETKGVVDHRTEGRRFVYRPLVSEREIRRAMLGDLTERLFAGDVTAVVSHLLAENEVDPRELSELRRMIEDYENEESS
- the crcB gene encoding fluoride efflux transporter CrcB, whose translation is MREILWIALGGSLGALCRFFLTGWVQRSVVSGFPWGTTVVNLLGCLAIGGLVGWSSLRGDFSDSARLFALIGFLGSFTTFSTFALETLALMRAGSLAPGLSNLLLQTGGGLLAVIVGDRLGRWLG